AGCTCTCGCTGTAAATGCCATATAAGTCAATGATGGATTTTGTGTCCCTGTAGAGGTCATACTAGCACCGTCCGTTACAAATACATTTTTACATAGATGCATTTGGTTCCATTGATTCAGGATCGATGTCTTGGGATCTCTACCCATCCTAGCCCCTCCCATTTCGTGAATATCTAAACCAGGGTTTTGCTTGCTATTATGCTGGCTAATGTTTTTTGCTCCAATATATTCTAACATCTCAGAACCTTGGTTCAGAAAATCTTGCATGCTCTTTTGATCATTATCATCATATCCAACATAGAATACCATCTGTGCCATTCCGAATTTATCTTTTAGATCAGTACTCAAGCGGACATGGTTTTCCTCTTTCGGAATTGTTTCACCTTGCATCATCATTCCGATTCCCCACCCGCCAACTTCTGAAAGACTATCTTTGAATGCAGCACCTACTTGCATGTCACTATTGGCTCCTCTGCCCCTATAAGCTCCAAAGAATGAAGCATAGCCACGCAAAAAGTCCATCTCTTGTTTTTTTACATTCCTGAAATTTGGGATGATGGGCTGGGTAGGTCGTCGACCATAATAATACATATCTTCAAAGCCTTCCATTGTTGCTGAAATAGACCCTAAATAGTTATGAAAAGCAATGTACTTGCCCAATAAGCCAGAGTCATTGCCCAATCCATTTGGAAACCTAGAAGAAGTCGAATTCAGCAAGATTTGATTTGTTGCAATGGCCGAAGCATTTACAAAAATAACTTTGGCAAAATATTCAGCGGTTTTTTGTGTTTCGGCATCAATAATCCTCACTCCAGATGCTTTTTGCTTTTGGTCGTCATATATGATAGACTCTACGATTGAATTAGGCCTAATTGTAAGATTTCCTGTTTTGGCTGCCCAAGGAAGAGTCGATGCATTTGAACTGAAATATCCGCCGAAGGGACATCCGCGTTGGCACATCGTTCTGTTTTGGCACTTGGTCCTACCCTGCTGAATATGGACAGGCTGAGGATCTGTAATATGAGCACATCTCCCTGCAATTACCTGACGATCTGGATATTTTTGTGGGATTTTCTTTTGATCATTTGTTCTACAGCATTTAGATCAAATGCCGGTAAAAATTCACCATCAGGCATGGCAGCATTGCCATCCCTATTTCCGGATACTCCGATAAACTTCTCAACATGACTATACCAAGGAGCAATATCTTTATACCGTATAGGCCAATCAACAGCAAATCCATCTCGTGCAGGACCCTCAAAATCATAGTCACTCCAACGTTGAACTTGTCTTGCCCATAACAAAGATTTCCCTCCAACATGATAGCCACGGATCCAATCGAATGGTTTCTCCTGTACGTATTCTTGCTCTTTATCCTTGGTAAAAAAATGAATGGCATCCTCATTAAATGCATAGCACCTTGAGGCAATCGGATTTTCCTCCCTAACCTTCAAAGCAACCTGATTGTGATGGTCAAATTCCCAAGGATCCATATATGCTGTGGGATAGTCTTTGATATGCTGAACATCGAAACCGCGCTCCAAGACTAAAGTCTTAAAGCCCTTCTCGCAAAATTCCTTCGCAGCCCAGCCTCCAGATATTCCAGATCCAATTACGATCACATCAAATGTATTAGTTTCTGCCATGAGTTGATTTTTTGATTATATCCATTATTATGAAATAAATGTTTTTCAATGGATTTGGCTTTTTGGTTTGAATCCGACTGCAATTTACAAAACCAAGCTTAATATTAGGAGCTATTTGTTGTATCAATATTTATACCTACCTTGATTTGATGGCATGTTTCGATTATTTGATGAGGTCAATTAATTTTTTAATCTTTCTAAATAATTTATTATGCATGCATAGTATAATCCGATTAATTATATTTGTTAACCTAAATATTAAACTATGATAAGTCAACTCATATTTGGTATTATATTTATAGCAGCCATAATTTTATTCTATAAAAACGCAAGCAAGATTTATAGAAACATAAAATTAGGGCAATCAGTGAACCGTACCGACCAAGCTGGGGAGCGAATTAAAATTATGCTTCTGGTAGCATTTGGTCAGAAGAAAATGTTCAAAAAGCCAATCCCCGCCTTACTTCATTTATTTGTTTATGTAGGTTTCTGTATAATCAATATTGAGATGTTGGAAATTGTTATCGATGGTTTGTTTGGAAGTCATCGCGTTTTATCCAATGTCTTGGGAGGATTTTATGACTTTTTGATCTTTAGTTTTGAAATACTTGCATTTTTAGTGTTGCTGGGTTGCGTTATTTTTATGATCCGACGCAATGTTTTGAAGATTAAGAGGCTCAATCAGTCTGAATTGAACAATTGGCCAAAAACAGATGCCAATTTAATTCTGACTGCTGAAATATTATTAATGGCTGCCTTCTTAATTATGAATGCTGCTGATTATAAATTGCAGACATTAGGAGCAGCAGGTTACCATTCTGTTGGTTCCTTTCCTATCAGTTCCTATTTAGTTGGAATTCTTCCTGATTCGGTAAGCAATTTAATTTTGATTGAAAGGTTTGCTTGGTGGTTTCATATTATAGGTGTTTTGGCGTTCTTAAATTACCTTCCTATTTCCAAGCATTTACATATTATTTTGGCATTCCCAAATACGTATTTCACTAGGTTGGAGCCTAAAGGAGAGTTTAAGAATATGGCATCGGTGACTGAGGAGGTCAAAGTGATGTTGGATCCTAGTGTACCGCCGCCAACAGGAGAAGCGAGTCGTTTTGGAGTAAAAGATGTCCAAGATTTAACATGGAAAAATCTTTTGGATGCCTACACCTGTACAGAATGTGGTCGTTGTACATCCGCATGTCCAGCGAATATGACAGGAAAGTTGCTTTCTCCTAGAAAATAATGATGGATACTCGTGATCGATTGGAAGAAGTAGGAAAAAACATCGACAAAAATGGAAGCTTTGTAGACGACGGAAAAGGTTTGTTGGATACATATATCACCAGGGAAGAAATATGGGCTTGTACGACGTGTAATGCGTGTGTAGAGCAGTGCCCCGTTAACATCAATCCATTGGAGATAATCG
The Sphingobacterium daejeonense genome window above contains:
- a CDS encoding (Fe-S)-binding protein, coding for MISQLIFGIIFIAAIILFYKNASKIYRNIKLGQSVNRTDQAGERIKIMLLVAFGQKKMFKKPIPALLHLFVYVGFCIINIEMLEIVIDGLFGSHRVLSNVLGGFYDFLIFSFEILAFLVLLGCVIFMIRRNVLKIKRLNQSELNNWPKTDANLILTAEILLMAAFLIMNAADYKLQTLGAAGYHSVGSFPISSYLVGILPDSVSNLILIERFAWWFHIIGVLAFLNYLPISKHLHIILAFPNTYFTRLEPKGEFKNMASVTEEVKVMLDPSVPPPTGEASRFGVKDVQDLTWKNLLDAYTCTECGRCTSACPANMTGKLLSPRK
- a CDS encoding 4Fe-4S dicluster domain-containing protein encodes the protein MMDTRDRLEEVGKNIDKNGSFVDDGKGLLDTYITREEIWACTTCNACVEQCPVNINPLEIIVGLRQFAVMEESQAPSSINNMFSNLENNGAPWKYSQADRANWTNQ